A window from Cryobacterium sp. PAMC25264 encodes these proteins:
- a CDS encoding pitrilysin family protein → MNGAVEFPLDLTELSFRAAGDSLVRRTVLPSGVRIVSEQVPGSRSLTIGYWVAVGSRDEQPGHFGSTHFLEHLLFKGTKQRTALDIAIAFDAVGGEHNAMTAKEYTCYYAKVQDRDLTMAVEVLTDMITSSVLDPAEFETERGVILEELAMADDDPADVANERFFEAVMGTHPLGRPIGGSPDTIRAATRDAVWEHYRANYRPQDLVVTVAGAVDHDVLVAAVTRALLQAGWDLGVSAAPVGRRSGAAAVIEQGRPVTVVHRPLEQANLLLGVPGLVANDDRRVVMNVLTSIFGGGMSSRLFQEVREKRGLAYSVYSFAPGYSDAGLFGMYAGCTPAKAAQVAEIMLAELHRLADHGVTADEMTRASGQLSGASALALEDSDTRMSRLGRSEITLGEFVDLDEALRRLALVTADDVQQLAADMVSRPFSLSAVGALADDAFDGIFPRDPVSMPVN, encoded by the coding sequence ATGAACGGCGCCGTTGAATTTCCCCTTGACCTAACCGAACTCTCGTTTCGGGCCGCCGGTGACTCCCTGGTGCGACGGACCGTGCTCCCCAGCGGTGTGCGCATCGTCTCCGAACAGGTGCCGGGCAGCCGCAGCCTCACTATCGGCTACTGGGTGGCGGTGGGATCCCGCGACGAGCAGCCCGGTCATTTCGGGTCGACACACTTCCTCGAGCACCTGCTCTTCAAGGGCACCAAGCAGCGCACGGCCCTGGACATCGCCATCGCGTTCGACGCCGTGGGCGGCGAGCACAACGCCATGACGGCCAAGGAATACACCTGCTACTACGCCAAGGTGCAGGACCGGGACCTGACCATGGCCGTGGAGGTGCTCACCGACATGATCACCTCCTCGGTGCTCGATCCGGCCGAGTTCGAGACCGAACGTGGTGTGATCCTCGAAGAACTCGCGATGGCCGACGACGACCCGGCCGACGTCGCCAACGAGCGGTTCTTCGAGGCCGTGATGGGCACACATCCGTTGGGCCGCCCGATCGGCGGTAGCCCGGACACCATCCGCGCCGCCACCCGCGACGCCGTCTGGGAGCACTACCGCGCCAACTACCGCCCGCAGGACCTCGTGGTCACCGTGGCCGGCGCCGTCGACCATGACGTTCTCGTTGCCGCCGTGACCCGTGCGTTGCTGCAGGCCGGCTGGGACCTTGGTGTGTCCGCCGCGCCCGTCGGCCGGCGCTCCGGAGCGGCCGCCGTGATCGAGCAGGGCCGGCCCGTCACGGTCGTGCACCGCCCGCTCGAACAGGCCAACCTGCTGCTCGGCGTGCCGGGCCTCGTCGCCAACGACGACCGCCGGGTGGTTATGAACGTGCTCACCTCCATCTTCGGCGGCGGCATGTCCTCCCGGTTGTTCCAGGAAGTGCGCGAGAAGCGCGGCCTGGCGTACTCCGTGTACTCCTTCGCCCCCGGCTACTCGGATGCCGGCCTCTTCGGCATGTACGCCGGCTGCACGCCGGCCAAGGCAGCGCAGGTCGCCGAGATCATGTTGGCCGAGCTGCACCGGCTCGCCGACCACGGCGTCACCGCCGACGAGATGACGCGTGCCTCGGGGCAGCTCTCCGGCGCATCCGCCCTGGCTCTCGAAGACTCCGACACCCGGATGTCCCGCCTCGGCCGATCCGAGATCACCCTGGGCGAGTTCGTCGACCTCGACGAGGCGCTGCGCCGCTTGGCCTTGGTGACGGCCGACGACGTACAGCAGCTTGCCGCGGACATGGTCTCCCGGCCGTTCTCCCTCTCCGCCGTCGGCGCACTCGCCGACGACGCCTTCGACGGGATCTTCCCGCGCGACCCCGTGTCGATGCCGGTGAACTGA
- a CDS encoding histidine phosphatase family protein, with protein MPQYLYLVRHGEQQDAEYGLPDGPLSPRGKRQAHLIAERLGGVPFTGAWHSPLQRAAETAAIIADRLPSLTPEPSPLLFDCVPSGRAPEMPSSYAPFFNAVSEEEIEAGRAQMEDAAAEFLHPHRGPRHDLLITHNFVIGWFVREVLGAPDWRWISINQANCGLTVLQQKPGRPWSLVTHNDLGHLPVELRTGLPDPLLF; from the coding sequence ATGCCCCAATATCTCTACCTCGTGCGACACGGCGAGCAACAGGATGCCGAATACGGTCTCCCGGACGGGCCGCTGTCTCCGCGGGGCAAGCGGCAGGCGCACCTCATCGCCGAGCGTCTGGGTGGGGTGCCGTTCACGGGGGCCTGGCATTCACCGTTGCAGCGGGCGGCCGAGACCGCCGCGATCATCGCTGACCGGCTGCCGTCCCTCACGCCCGAGCCGTCACCGCTGCTGTTCGACTGCGTTCCATCGGGGCGGGCGCCGGAGATGCCCAGTTCCTACGCCCCGTTCTTCAACGCGGTCTCCGAGGAGGAGATCGAGGCCGGTCGGGCACAGATGGAGGACGCCGCCGCGGAATTCCTGCACCCACACCGCGGGCCTCGGCACGACCTGCTCATCACCCACAACTTCGTGATCGGCTGGTTTGTACGTGAGGTGCTCGGCGCCCCGGACTGGCGCTGGATCAGCATCAACCAGGCCAACTGCGGCCTCACCGTGTTGCAACAGAAGCCCGGCCGGCCCTGGTCCCTGGTCACCCACAACGACCTCGGCCACCTGCCGGTCGAACTGCGCACCGGCCTGCCCGACCCGCTGCTGTTCTAG
- a CDS encoding GNAT family N-acetyltransferase: MPEFTEVSVTDAGSIALLTQYFSDRASTFPHAGGYRTTFPTPEQFVPPRGQFLLVSEQPESRTFVGCGGIRRIDDGADDAVRYEAKHLWLQPQVRGRGWGGLLLAELEKRARDFGATELVLDTNASLEAAGRLYQRAGYADVPAYNDNPNATNWYRKVLV, translated from the coding sequence ATGCCTGAATTCACCGAGGTCTCCGTCACGGATGCGGGATCCATCGCCCTGCTCACCCAGTACTTCAGTGACCGGGCGTCCACCTTTCCGCACGCCGGCGGCTACCGCACCACCTTCCCCACCCCGGAGCAGTTCGTACCGCCCCGCGGGCAGTTCCTGCTCGTGAGCGAGCAGCCCGAGTCGCGTACCTTTGTGGGCTGCGGCGGTATCCGTCGCATCGACGATGGCGCGGATGACGCGGTGCGGTACGAGGCCAAACACCTCTGGCTGCAGCCGCAGGTCCGCGGTCGCGGCTGGGGCGGCCTGCTGCTGGCGGAACTCGAGAAGCGGGCCAGGGACTTCGGCGCTACCGAGCTGGTGCTCGACACCAACGCCAGCCTGGAGGCCGCCGGTCGGCTCTACCAGCGCGCCGGGTACGCGGACGTGCCGGCGTACAACGACAACCCGAACGCCACGAACTGGTACCGCAAGGTGCTCGTCTAG
- the dapB gene encoding 4-hydroxy-tetrahydrodipicolinate reductase — MTTRVAVIGATGKMGRLVCDLVDNDSDYELIARLDSSSALSEMLGADVAIDLTVPAVSQGIVDYALDNGIRVLVGTSGWSQSRIDSLRHRITGRDTVGVVIIPNFSLGSVLGTALSALAARFFDSIEIVEAHQSSKIDSPSGTAVRTAELMAAARAGLVPVAAPHIDQRARGQQIATVPVHSLRMAGVLARQDVIFGGSGESLTITHNTLSAEAYERGIMVALAATRECVGVTVGLDQLIDLGLSGPAADEPAAAAVPPAGPEEAEMEPGE, encoded by the coding sequence ATGACAACACGGGTGGCCGTCATCGGCGCAACGGGCAAGATGGGGCGCCTGGTCTGCGACCTGGTCGACAACGATTCCGACTACGAGCTGATCGCCCGGCTCGACTCCTCCAGCGCCCTCTCCGAGATGCTCGGCGCCGATGTGGCGATCGACCTCACCGTGCCGGCGGTCAGCCAGGGCATCGTCGACTACGCGCTGGACAACGGCATCCGGGTGCTCGTGGGCACGTCAGGCTGGTCCCAGTCCCGGATCGACTCGCTACGCCACCGCATCACAGGTCGCGACACGGTGGGTGTCGTCATCATCCCCAACTTCTCCCTCGGCTCGGTGCTGGGCACGGCCCTGTCGGCCCTCGCCGCGCGGTTCTTCGACTCCATCGAGATCGTCGAGGCGCACCAGTCCAGCAAGATCGACTCCCCGTCGGGAACCGCCGTGCGCACTGCGGAGCTCATGGCCGCAGCCCGCGCCGGCCTGGTGCCCGTCGCCGCGCCGCACATCGATCAGCGTGCCCGGGGGCAGCAGATCGCCACGGTGCCCGTGCACAGCCTGCGCATGGCCGGGGTGCTGGCCCGCCAGGACGTCATTTTCGGCGGGTCGGGCGAGTCCCTCACGATCACGCACAACACGCTCTCCGCCGAAGCCTACGAGCGCGGCATCATGGTGGCCCTGGCCGCCACCCGCGAGTGCGTGGGCGTGACCGTGGGACTCGACCAACTCATCGACCTGGGCCTGTCCGGCCCGGCGGCCGACGAACCCGCGGCTGCCGCCGTCCCGCCGGCCGGGCCGGAAGAGGCCGAGATGGAGCCCGGCGAATGA